The following proteins are co-located in the Sceloporus undulatus isolate JIND9_A2432 ecotype Alabama unplaced genomic scaffold, SceUnd_v1.1 scaffold_32326, whole genome shotgun sequence genome:
- the LOC121918765 gene encoding uncharacterized protein LOC121918765: MEPAMPAPPTLVENAGSDPRAGPRAKQEQLFHWLTEQQQILLQHLSSQQARFLEQACRAQRQAQEQLVTKLADLWRAQRLGSTEEQERALMGMKRLNPLRLMKMGPQDDVEAFLNTFERVATAAQWPQEQWALILTPCLTGSAQEAVDTMSSEEAKDYQKVKETILQTLNISEETYRLRLRDLQWKPGLHLRTLGQKMRACGLRWLKPTERSAGERRRVSW; the protein is encoded by the exons atggagcctgctatgccagccccgcccacattggtggagaatgcgggcagCGACCCTAGGGCGGGACCAAGGGCTAAACAGGAACAGTTATTCCATTGGCTTACTGAGCAACAGCAAATTCTCCTCCAACATTTGTCCTCCCAACAAGCCAGGTTCTTAGAGCAGGCCTGCAGGGCCCAGCGGCAAGCCCAAGAACAATTGGTCACGAAGTTGGCTGATTTGTGGCGAGCTCAGCGGCTGGGGTCAACAGAAGAACAGGAAAGGGCGTTGATGGGGATGAAGAGGTTAAATCCCCTGAGACTCATGAAGATGGGGCCCCAAGATGATGTAGAAGCATTTCTAAATACGTTTGAGAGAGTGGCAACCGCGGCCCAATGGCCACAGGAACAATGGGCCCTGATTTTGACTCCGTGCCTAACAGGATCGGCACAAGAAGCCGTAGACACAATGTCCTCCGAGGAGGCAAAGGATTACCAAAAAGTAAAAGAGACAATTTTACAAACACTTAACATCTCGGAGGAAACATATCGCTTAAGACTGAGAGACCTACAGTGGAAGCCAGGCCTGCACCTGAGGACCTTGGGACAGAAGATGCGTGCCTGTGGCTTGCGGTGGTTAAAACCTACGGAGAGGTCAGCAGGAGAG CGGAGGAGAGTGAGT